The following is a genomic window from Thaumasiovibrio subtropicus.
GTTGGTCGGCACAACGTGGCTAACTGCTTGGCAGCGTTAGCTCTGGCCGATGCACTCACTATTCCTCGCGAGAGTGCTAAGAAGGCGATGCAAACCTATGGCGGTTTACCCCATCGTTGCCAACTTGTTCACGAGAGCCACGGCATTCGCTGGGTTAATGATTCAAAAGCGACGAACTTAGCCAGCACGGCTGCGGCATTAAAAGGGTTAGTACTCGAAGGGCGATTGCACTTACTGGTTGGCGGTGATGGTAAAGGGGCTGATTTTTCAGAACTCCGAGCCATTTTGTCGCCAATGAGTGTCACCTTGTATTGCTATGGACGAGACGCCGAGGCTTTTGCCGGATTGGCCGCTGAATGCGTGATGACAGAGACCATGGACGAGGCTGTAGGGATCGCTGCCCGTAAAGCGCAGTCAGGCGATATGGTTTTGTTGTCGCCCGCGTGTGCAAGCTTCGACCAGTTCCCGAATTTTATGAAGCGTGGAGAGCACTTTATTACATTGGCTGAACAATTCCACCAAGAGGTGTCGGCATAATGCGAACACCAATGACGATGTTATCCGGGTCCACAGCTTGGCTGGCGCAGCCAGATGAAGTGTGCTGGTACGATCGTCAATTGGTATGGCTAATTTTTGCTTTATTGTTGGTTGGCCTTGTCGCAGTGACGACGGCTTCTGAGCCAGTCGCGACTCGTCTTACTGGTCAACCGCTTTACTTTGCGATTCGGCACGGAATTTTTCTTGTTGGTTCCTTGATTATTGGCTCTGTGGTAGTGCAAATTCCGTTGAGTCGTTGGATGCAAATTAGTGGACCATTTTTACTTGTTTCACTGATTTTATTGGTGGCGGTGCTGTTTGTTGGCCACACAGTGAATGGTGCACAGCGCTGGATCCCGCTTGGGGTCTTCAATCTGCAACCCGCGGAACTCGCAAAGTTATCCTTATTGGTTTTTTTGTCGGGGTACTTGGTTCGTCGCCAAGAAGATGTAAGAAGTAACTTTTACAGCGGCTTTTTTAAACCGATGAGCGTACTCGCCATGATGGGAGCACTGTTGCTTTTGCAGCCTGATTTTGGCTCTTTTGTTGTGATGCTAATCATCACTATCGGCATGCTTTTTCTGGCTGGCGCCAAGCTGTGGCAATTCATTGTTTTAGTCATGGCCGCTGGCGTCGCTGTAGCTGGCATGATCATGGCGGCGCCATACCGACTGAAGCGCTTGGCATCATTCATGGATCCTTGGGCCGATCCTTTTGGTAGTGGCTATCAGCTCACTCAATCATTGATGGCTTTTGGGCGTGGTGACTGGTTCGGGCAGGGGCTGGGTAATTCAATCCAAAAACTTGAGTATCTACCAGAAGCACATACTGATTTCGTGTTTTCGGTGATAGCGGAAGAACTTGGTCTCTTTGGCGTCACTTTAGTACTGCTCTTGTTGTTTGGTTTGGTGTTTAAAGCACTGGCCATTGGGCGACGCTGTGTTGAATCTCAACAGCTCTTTGGCGGCTATATCGCTTATGGTTTGAGCTTTTGGTTTGCGTTCCAAACTCTTGTTAATGCAGGTGCGGCGTCCGGCTTATTGCCGACAAAGGGGCTCACATTGCCACTGATCAGCTATGGTGGCGCAAGTTTATTTATTATGGCAACGGCAGTAGCACTGTTGATACGCGTGGATCATGAACAACGTATCGCTGCTGTTTCGATGTTGCACCAAGAACACAGTGAAAATGACAACGAATCAGAATAAAAAACTATTGGTAATGGCAGGTGGTACGGGTGGACATGTGTTCCCGGGACTTGCTGTTGCCCACCGTCTCCAAGCACAAGGTTGGCAAGTTCGCTGGCTTGGTACGGAAGATCGTATGGAAGCGCAACTTGTGCCGCAACATGGCATTGAAATTGATTTTATTCGAGTAAAAGGGCTGCGAGGTCAAGGCATCAAACGCCTTTTAGCGGCACCTTTTCAAATCCTTGGTGCTGTCATGCAAGCGCGACGTCATATTAGCGCATATCAGCCTGATGTGGTGCTAGGCATGGGCGGGTATGTCAGTGGTCCAGGCGGTGTTGCGGCTTGGCTAAGCGGTATTCCCGTTGTACTACATGAGCAAAATGCGGTCGCGGGTTTGACGAATCAATGGCTAGCAAAGATTGCGAAATCTGTTCTGCAAGCCTTCCCAGGGGCGTTTGCTGATAAGCCCGTTGTCGGTAATCCAGTGCGACAAGATGTCGTGGAAATGCCATCGCCCGAGTCACGTTTCAATGGTCGCGAAGGGCCGTTGCGTGTACTGGTGATGGGGGGCAGTCAAGGAGCGCGGGTATTGAATCAAACCGTACCTGAAGCGGTTGCCAAATTAGGTCAAAATGTTGTGGTGCGCCATCAGGCCGGAAAAGGGAATAGCGAATCGGTTGGTAAAGCGTATATGCCAGCGGGCGTGAAGGTCGAAGTTTCAGACTTTATCGATGATGTTGCGGGTGCTTACGCATGGGCGGATGTGATCGTATGTCGATCTGGCGCGCTGACCGTCTCTGAACTTGCCGCGGCTGGCTTGGGTGCCGTGTTTGTTCCCTTTATGCACAAAGACCGCCAACAAGCACTAAACGCTGACCATCTTGTCGATGCAGGCGCGGCTGTGATGATAGAACAGCCAGACTTAACCGCTGACAAACTGGCAGAGCAACTAACACTTTTAAACCGTGACCGACTGATGAAGATGGCTAGCCGGGCACGAGAGATGGCGATTTTGGATGCTGACCAACAGGTCGCTGATGTCATTGCCTCTTACGCGAAATAACGAGAGCAAAACAATGGGTAAACTCGATAATCAACAGCTGGCAAAAATCCGAACCATGGTACCTGAAATGCGTCGTGTTGAACGTATTCACTTTGTAGGTATTGGTGGTGCGGGGATGAGTGGTATCGCTGAGGTTCTGATCAATGAAGGCTACCAAATCACGGGTTCAGATATCGCCGCCAATCTCGTGACTGCTCGCCTTGAAAGTAAAGGTGCTCGTATTTACTTGGGTCATGAGCCAGAAAACATCGCAGGTGCGAGTGTTGTTGTCGTATCGACGGCGATCAACCCAGAAAACCCAGAGTTGCTTGCAGCGCGAGAGGCGAGGATTCCGGTTGTGCGTCGTGCTGAAATGCTGGCTGAGCTAATGCGTTATCGCCATGGTATTGCGGTTGCGGGCACGCATGGCAAGACGACGACCACGGCAATGGTCACGCAAATCTATTCAGAAGCCGGCCTTGATCCGACGTTTGTGAATGGCGGCTTGGTAAAGAGTGCGGGGACCAATGCGCGTTTGGGATGCAGTCGTTACTTGATTGCCGAGGCGGATGAAAGTGATGCCTCTTTTCTGCACCTTCAGCCAATGGTCAGTATCGTTACCAACATTGAACCAGACCATATGGATACCTATGGCGGTGACTTCAATGTCCTTAAGCAAACGTTTATCGACTTCCTTCACAATCTGCCGTTCTATGGATTGGCCGTCATGTGCGTGGATGATCCGGTAGTGAGAGAGCTACTCCCACAGGTGGGACGTCAAGTCGTCACGTATGGCTTCTCCGATGATGCAGATGTACGTATTAGTCACTATCGTCAGCAAGGACATCAAGGACACTTCTCCATTGAGCGTCGTGACCGCCCGACCTTGAATATCACACTGAATGTTCCGGGTAAGCACAATGCCCTTAATGCGGCCGCGGCCATTGCGGTTGCGACTGAAGAAGAAGTGGCAGATGAAGCGATTCTGAATGCGTTAGCTACCTTCGGTGGGACTGGTCGACGTTTTGATCATCTCGGCGAATTCGATACTGGCAACGGCAAAGCGATGTTAGTTGATGATTATGGTCATCACCCGAGTGAAGTTGATGTGACGATTGATGCTGCTCGCGCAGGCTGGCCAGATCGCCGACTGGTCATGATATTCCAGCCTCACCGTTATAGCCGTACGCGTGATCTCTATGATGATTTTGCCAATGTACTTGATAAAGTGGATGTACTCATCATGTTAGATGTCTATTCCGCTGGAGAAGATCCTATTTCTGGTGCGGATGGACGTTCTCTTTGTCGGACAATTCGTAACCGAGGCAAATTAGATCCTGTCTTTGTCGCAGACAAGGAAAATTTACCTGCTACCTTGGCCAATATTCTGCAAGATAATGACTTAGTATTGACGCAAGGTGCGGGGGATGTGGGCAAGATTGCTCGAGAACTTGCTGATTTTGAACTCAATATAACAAATATGCAACAAAAGGTTGTGTAAGTGGTTGACTTTCATACTCAACAAGATTGTGAAATGTGAACACAAATTGAACTAAAAACGGATGTTTGTTTGCACTAACTATGCTGAAAAGCATTACAATGGTTGGAGACTGGTCAGAGGGTCGGTATAATCGGTCAACTTTGACTTTGTTTCAGCAAATCAACCTGTGAATCAGAGTGCATCCAGCGAGGGATGAATGGCAGAAAGCGCAGTTGCAGGAAAAAGTAGCATTGATTGGCCGCATTATGGCGCGCTAGGCTTTTTCCTTCTTGTTGTGGTTTTCATCGCCACGCTGTTGGTTATCGTCGTTCAATGGATGACGGATGCGAATCGACTGCCGCTGGCCAATTTAGTGGTGCAAGGTGATTTAACGTATCTTGCGACCGATGATGTCCGTGAAGCCATTTTGCAGTCAGGAGAGCTTGGTAGCTTTATGACGCAAGATGTGGGCGAAATCCAAACGGCGATTGAGTCTTTGCCATGGGTTGCAAGTGCGTCAGTTCGCAAGCAGTGGCCAGAT
Proteins encoded in this region:
- the murC gene encoding UDP-N-acetylmuramate--L-alanine ligase, with the protein product MGKLDNQQLAKIRTMVPEMRRVERIHFVGIGGAGMSGIAEVLINEGYQITGSDIAANLVTARLESKGARIYLGHEPENIAGASVVVVSTAINPENPELLAAREARIPVVRRAEMLAELMRYRHGIAVAGTHGKTTTTAMVTQIYSEAGLDPTFVNGGLVKSAGTNARLGCSRYLIAEADESDASFLHLQPMVSIVTNIEPDHMDTYGGDFNVLKQTFIDFLHNLPFYGLAVMCVDDPVVRELLPQVGRQVVTYGFSDDADVRISHYRQQGHQGHFSIERRDRPTLNITLNVPGKHNALNAAAAIAVATEEEVADEAILNALATFGGTGRRFDHLGEFDTGNGKAMLVDDYGHHPSEVDVTIDAARAGWPDRRLVMIFQPHRYSRTRDLYDDFANVLDKVDVLIMLDVYSAGEDPISGADGRSLCRTIRNRGKLDPVFVADKENLPATLANILQDNDLVLTQGAGDVGKIARELADFELNITNMQQKVV
- the ftsW gene encoding cell division protein FtsW; this encodes MRTPMTMLSGSTAWLAQPDEVCWYDRQLVWLIFALLLVGLVAVTTASEPVATRLTGQPLYFAIRHGIFLVGSLIIGSVVVQIPLSRWMQISGPFLLVSLILLVAVLFVGHTVNGAQRWIPLGVFNLQPAELAKLSLLVFLSGYLVRRQEDVRSNFYSGFFKPMSVLAMMGALLLLQPDFGSFVVMLIITIGMLFLAGAKLWQFIVLVMAAGVAVAGMIMAAPYRLKRLASFMDPWADPFGSGYQLTQSLMAFGRGDWFGQGLGNSIQKLEYLPEAHTDFVFSVIAEELGLFGVTLVLLLLFGLVFKALAIGRRCVESQQLFGGYIAYGLSFWFAFQTLVNAGAASGLLPTKGLTLPLISYGGASLFIMATAVALLIRVDHEQRIAAVSMLHQEHSENDNESE
- the murG gene encoding undecaprenyldiphospho-muramoylpentapeptide beta-N-acetylglucosaminyltransferase, yielding MTTNQNKKLLVMAGGTGGHVFPGLAVAHRLQAQGWQVRWLGTEDRMEAQLVPQHGIEIDFIRVKGLRGQGIKRLLAAPFQILGAVMQARRHISAYQPDVVLGMGGYVSGPGGVAAWLSGIPVVLHEQNAVAGLTNQWLAKIAKSVLQAFPGAFADKPVVGNPVRQDVVEMPSPESRFNGREGPLRVLVMGGSQGARVLNQTVPEAVAKLGQNVVVRHQAGKGNSESVGKAYMPAGVKVEVSDFIDDVAGAYAWADVIVCRSGALTVSELAAAGLGAVFVPFMHKDRQQALNADHLVDAGAAVMIEQPDLTADKLAEQLTLLNRDRLMKMASRAREMAILDADQQVADVIASYAK